The Candidatus Zixiibacteriota bacterium DNA segment CTGCTAACTTAGCCCACAGGTCCTGATCATACGGCTTGATGATCGGATTCTCCTCGGTCAGTATCCACTTCATCCGCACGAAGGCGTTGACGTGCGCATCGGCCAAATGATGCACGACTTGCCGAACAGTCCACTTGCCGACATCGTAAGGTGTGTCCAGCTGGGCATCATCGAGAGTTTCCACTGCTTCGCTCAAGGTCAGCGGCAGGGCGCGGATTTGGTCGATCAACTCTGTCGGCAACTGTGAACCGGACACTTTTCACTCCTTGGCAAAAGTCTTTCAGCGAACAATCTACGAAAGGAAATCGATGCGGGCAAGCCGACAAGTCGGCTCCTCGCGATGTGCGGCGATAAATCGCTTCTTGGCGCTTCGCGCCGCAGTAATCTCAACCTGAGCACCCCTACCTCACCCTGAGCGGAGTCGAAGGGTGAAGTGAAACCGTAGGTCGAAACCCGTCCCTTCGACAGCGCTCATCCTTCGACTCCGCTCGGCATGACATGAGTAACGCACGAAGCGCGAGAAAGTCATTAATGACCGCGAAGCGTGAGAAAGTCATTTATGACCGCGAAGCGCGAGAAAGCCATTTATGGCCGCTTCGCGCGAAAAACAGGTTTACCTGTGTTACTCCGCCGGCAGCAGGTCCGAGTCTGAATTCCTGATCATCTCGATGTACCCCACTCCGCGGGCACCGAAATATGCTTCCGGCGCTGAATACAACTCGTCATCAAGAGCATCATCCAATGAAATAAAGCGGTAGCCCTGCTCCTCCAGCCGGGTCAGCAGTTCATCAAGGAATTCCGCGTTGAGTTGATTGGCCCTCAACAGGAGAATGTGACGACAGCGACGTTTCAGCACTTCCGAGGCCTGCCCTTCGGCCCGCTTTAACTGTTCGAGAACATGATCGAGATACTCGTCGCCGATACTGAAATAGTCGGCCGAGTCGATTTCGTCGCCCAGTTTCTCCAGTGAGAGGTTGTAGAGATAGTCCTCTACCACAATGGTGGCATGGGCCGTGAAAATATCGTTGGCGGCCAGGTATCTTTTTACCTCGCGCTTGGCCTCCACAGTATTGCCGTAATGCAAGAATGGATAGCGGAAAAAACGCTGTTTCTGGCCGAAGCCTGCGAGCATCGGCTCAAGCGCATTGTGACCGTTGGACAGATCCCGGATAAACGGCTCCCAGCCCAACTGGTGCAGGTCCTGGTGAGATTTGGTCAGGCTGCCCAGCAGGTGACCGTCATTGAGCCAGGCGCCCAGCAGATCATAGTTTCCTTCGATTGAGTTGCCGACCACGAATCCGGCCGCCGGCGCCTTGTGGTTCTTCAGAGCCCGGAGCAAGCCGCTGGTAACATGTTTCGCGTCGGTTTCGGTGAACGACGAGGCTACCGGTAGTTCATCGAAGGTGATGCATATTTGGCCGGTTGTCTTTTTCTTGGCCTTTGCTTTTTGGGCCGTCACCGGCGGCCCTACCACCAGGGCCGGGACAAGAACCAGTAAGGCCCAGACCAGAGCTCGCTGATAAAGTCCCAATCGCGCCTTGCGGTGGGTCTTGCGCATTCGCACCGACGACTTTGTGTGACCCGCCGCGCTAGTCTTGAGTAGGGCAGGATCCCTGTGATCCTGCCAATCTCGGCGGCATCGCAGGGATGCTGCCCTACTAATCGCAGCGTATGGAGTCACAACCCCGCCTTTGTCGGGATCAATACCCGACCCAACGGTGAGGGGGTTTCGCAGCGTTCTCAATATGTCTCTCTGCCTCATGCCTGAGTACCCCCCTTCAATTCGTGCACCATCATCATGTTGGTCTTGTGCGCCGAACCGAACGGCACGCCGCCGGTGATGATCAATTTGTCGCCGCGGCGGGCCAGTTTGAGCCGACGACAAAGTTGTGAGGCGCAAGCGACCATCTCATCAAATGACTGCGGTTGATCGGACTCGACAGCGTAGACCGAGCGGCACAACGACAATTGCCGTTGCAGCCGCGGTTCCGACGTAATCGCAATAATCGGCTGGGCCGGAAACAACTTGGAAATCAGCGTCACCGTGAAACCGGAAGTGGTGAAGGCGAGAATCAGTTGAGCATCGCATAGTTCCTGACAACGACTGACAGCATCGGCAATCGAGGGTGCGATTTCTGCCTCTGTCGTTGGCGTGACCGGATTGGCCGGCGGCTGCAAGTGGGCTTCGGTAGTCTCGATTACCCGACGCATAGTCTGGACCGCTTCCAGGGGATACTGACCAACCGCAGTTTCGGCTGAAAGCATGACACCATCGGCAAAGTCATAGACGGCTGTCGCCACGTCGTTGATCTCGGCTCTGGTGGCGCGGGGATGGAAGCGCATCGACTCAAGCACCTGGGTAGCGACAATTACCGGAATGTGATGCTGGTTGGCTTCGGCAATAATCTGTTTTTGCAGTCTTGGCAGTTCTTCCGGCGCGAATTCCACACCAAGATCGCCGCGTGCTATCAAGACCCCGTCGCTATGGCGCATGATGCTGTCGAGCCGCTTGATTGCCTCCGGTTTCTCCAGCTTGGCAATAAGCCGCTGACTCCCGCTCCATCGTTTTATCAGCCGACGCCCTTGCTCGATATCGTCGGAGCTGCGGACAAACGATAAGGCGATAAAATCGGCATCGAGCCGAACTGCTGTTTTGATGTCGTCTTTGTCCTTGGCCGTAATTGTAGGCAGGTTGATTTTGGAATCCGGCAGATTGATCCCTTTGCCGCTGGAAAGCTGGCCTGAGTTGCGGGCTTTGAGCGTTACACGGCCCTGCGATGCAGTGATCACATCGAATGCGATGTTGCCGTCATCGATGAAAACCCTCTGTTTCGGCTGGATAGCTTTGAGGACTTCCGGATAATTGATTTCAAACGTTCTCTTGGCCGGGTCGGAGCGACGACGACCGAGATTGATCGTCTGGCCCGGTTTGACCGCAATTTCTCCTTTGAAGCGGCCCAGGCGGAGCTTCGGTCCGCCTATATCCATAATCAAGCCAACAGGATAGCGACTTTTCTTGCTACCCTCACGGATAATACGAGCCGCCTTAAGAAAATCGGCCGTTACTCCGTGCGAGCAGTTGATCCGAAACAGATTAACCCCAGCCTCGACCAACTGCCCGACTTTTTTGGCAGATGCGATGGAAGGCCCATAGGTAGCGATGATTCTGGTCTTTTTCATCGGTAGTAGATTATCGCGAAGGCCAATCGAAATCAACAAAAAGCTGACCGACGAACCGTAATTGAGTTCACGTCAACAAGTTACACCGGGCGAGCGACAGCTCGACGGGGGCTACAATGCGACTGCCAAATATAGTCCAAGTTTTTTCGGTCACACTCTTGGAATCTGGTCGAGATTTTCGTATAATAGGAACACTGGATTATGTTGGGTGTCGGTGCTCCGAGATGAGAGGGAACACGAACTTAGCAATGGAATTGTGCGTATGAGTAGAAAAGTAATTATAGCGGCCAACAACATGATTTTCACCTCGAAGATAATGACCGCGCTTGACGGCATGGAAGTCGAAGGGATCAAGGCGATTCGGTCGGATGATATCTTCACCAAGGCGCAGGACCTGAGTCCTGATCTGATCATTATCGATTTGAATCTTAACGGCATAGAGGCCCCTTCGTTGATTAACAAACTGCGTTCTTACGGATCGACGCGGAAGATCCCGATCGTCTGTTATTCGCCGAGTGCGCTGAAAGACCAGATGAAAGCGGCCAAGTCGGCCGGGGCTACCGAGGTCTTGCCGAATTCTCGAATGACTTCAAAGATGAACCAGATTTTGGGTCGTTACGTCCAGAACTAATCCGCTGGCCCTACGACTTTAACCGGACGCTCACATAGCGTCCGGTTTTTTTTGTGATAAGTCACCCATAGATGGGTTCCTTGCGCTTCGCGGCGATAAATCGCGTTCTTGCGCTTTGCGCCCTCCCCATGTCATGCCCGCGCCCCTTTGTCATTCCCGCGAAGGCGGGAATCCATCTTCAAATGAATGTTCCACAATACCCCGCCCAGAGGCATCGCGGCGGGTGGGAGAATCTGGTTCCATCGGTTCTTGCAACCGCCGCAGACGAAAGTGTGAGTACCTACCCGGGTTGTCGAAACCTCGCTGCACGACCCCTTCGGGACTGGGGTCTCGACCTACCTGACGGACCGACGAAGGCATTGTTGCCTCAATCGGCTCGATAACCTATACTGACCTCATTATGACAGACACCAACACTGAAAAACAGAAACTCCTCGACACCATCAGTGCCTACGCCGAACTGGCCAAAGAAATAGGATTCGCAAAGGCGATGCGTGAGTACCTGGCCGACGACGCCGTCATGATGGTCGACAAGCTCGCCCCGATCCAGGGGCGCGAGACAATCCACAAACACCTGTCACAGTTTGGTGATGTAAATATTACCTGGGCTCCGTTCTATATCGACATGGCTGCTTCGTGTGATCTGGCCTACACCCTCGGCAGTTGGCAACTTCACACAACCGGCGAAGACGGACAACCGGAGATTCATCCGGGCAACTATGTCACTATTTGGCGTAAGCAACCGGATGGTGAATGGCGCTGTGTTTTCGATGCCGGTCATCCCGGGCCGCCGCCGGCTTAGAACAGTATCGTCCAGCCCTCCCGCTTGGCCTGCTTCTTGGTGTACGATACACCGTGCACTTTCAGATTGTTCTGGTCAAGCAGTGTAATCGTGCCACCCTTGTTACTCAATTGAACGTCCTGCGGCAGATGAATCACGCGAGTACCGCCCGCTTCCAGGGTGCCGTCCAGCAGCATCGGGTGGTCGGCCCGATCGAGTATCCGCCACTCGTTGAGCGAGACATCGTCGGGGCCGAGATTGATCAACGTCACCGTCTCATCCTCGG contains these protein-coding regions:
- a CDS encoding putative metal-dependent hydrolase; this translates as MSGSQLPTELIDQIRALPLTLSEAVETLDDAQLDTPYDVGKWTVRQVVHHLADAHVNAFVRMKWILTEENPIIKPYDQDLWAKLADVKLPIEISMAILHGVHYRCCFMLESIPEESWQRTAEHPEIGKISLYDLVEIIAVHGRTHVAQITQLRSARGW
- a CDS encoding polysaccharide deacetylase family protein; this encodes MRKTHRKARLGLYQRALVWALLVLVPALVVGPPVTAQKAKAKKKTTGQICITFDELPVASSFTETDAKHVTSGLLRALKNHKAPAAGFVVGNSIEGNYDLLGAWLNDGHLLGSLTKSHQDLHQLGWEPFIRDLSNGHNALEPMLAGFGQKQRFFRYPFLHYGNTVEAKREVKRYLAANDIFTAHATIVVEDYLYNLSLEKLGDEIDSADYFSIGDEYLDHVLEQLKRAEGQASEVLKRRCRHILLLRANQLNAEFLDELLTRLEEQGYRFISLDDALDDELYSAPEAYFGARGVGYIEMIRNSDSDLLPAE
- the pyk gene encoding pyruvate kinase; translation: MKKTRIIATYGPSIASAKKVGQLVEAGVNLFRINCSHGVTADFLKAARIIREGSKKSRYPVGLIMDIGGPKLRLGRFKGEIAVKPGQTINLGRRRSDPAKRTFEINYPEVLKAIQPKQRVFIDDGNIAFDVITASQGRVTLKARNSGQLSSGKGINLPDSKINLPTITAKDKDDIKTAVRLDADFIALSFVRSSDDIEQGRRLIKRWSGSQRLIAKLEKPEAIKRLDSIMRHSDGVLIARGDLGVEFAPEELPRLQKQIIAEANQHHIPVIVATQVLESMRFHPRATRAEINDVATAVYDFADGVMLSAETAVGQYPLEAVQTMRRVIETTEAHLQPPANPVTPTTEAEIAPSIADAVSRCQELCDAQLILAFTTSGFTVTLISKLFPAQPIIAITSEPRLQRQLSLCRSVYAVESDQPQSFDEMVACASQLCRRLKLARRGDKLIITGGVPFGSAHKTNMMMVHELKGGTQA
- a CDS encoding DUF4440 domain-containing protein codes for the protein MTDTNTEKQKLLDTISAYAELAKEIGFAKAMREYLADDAVMMVDKLAPIQGRETIHKHLSQFGDVNITWAPFYIDMAASCDLAYTLGSWQLHTTGEDGQPEIHPGNYVTIWRKQPDGEWRCVFDAGHPGPPPA